In Nitrospira sp. MA-1, one genomic interval encodes:
- a CDS encoding rhodanese-like domain-containing protein — translation MTPEQLLASIEIGRAPVIVDVRSQSEYDAGHVPGAVHLPFYAMWSRHKEANGTPKDPIVVYCEHGPRAWIGKFALWTMGYKNIGYLDGHMSGWKQRGMPMENRADKSNK, via the coding sequence ATGACCCCCGAGCAACTGTTAGCCTCAATCGAAATAGGCAGGGCGCCAGTGATCGTGGATGTCCGCTCGCAAAGTGAATACGATGCCGGGCATGTGCCCGGCGCTGTGCATCTGCCTTTTTACGCCATGTGGAGCCGTCATAAGGAGGCGAATGGCACACCGAAGGACCCGATTGTCGTATATTGCGAGCATGGCCCGAGAGCGTGGATAGGCAAATTTGCCCTCTGGACGATGGGGTATAAGAATATTGGGTATCTGGACGGGCACATGTCAGGCTGGAAACAGCGAGGTATGCCCATGGAAAACCGCGCCGATAAATCGAATAAGTAA
- a CDS encoding ABC transporter permease: MNEQIQEVLALTNRWVKRLSREKFSMLFTLIQPMLFWLIFFGNLFQRAADVQVVQAPNYMSFLAAGVVVMTVLNNGLAGGVDLLFDKENGFLERLMATPIRRSSVILSRFLFVMAITAMQILVILGVAFLFGVSAETGILGIALILVIGMLFGVGLTAISMAMAFSVKSHGDFFSVLGFLSLPMIFLSSALVPLGAMPGWMKSLAFFNPMTWVIDAIRPLILTGWSEALPHVAIALVVLAVFDGLCLYGGARAFKRSVG, from the coding sequence ATGAATGAGCAAATTCAAGAGGTGCTTGCCCTGACCAATCGATGGGTCAAGCGTTTGAGCCGGGAAAAATTCAGTATGCTGTTTACCCTAATTCAGCCCATGCTGTTTTGGCTCATCTTTTTCGGCAACCTTTTTCAACGTGCTGCCGATGTACAGGTCGTCCAAGCCCCGAATTACATGAGTTTCCTTGCAGCCGGCGTCGTCGTGATGACCGTCCTCAATAACGGGCTGGCAGGGGGTGTAGACCTCCTGTTTGATAAAGAAAACGGGTTTCTGGAGCGATTGATGGCAACTCCCATCCGACGATCGTCCGTCATCCTCAGTCGGTTTCTCTTTGTGATGGCCATCACCGCCATGCAAATACTGGTTATTCTGGGAGTGGCCTTTTTATTTGGCGTGAGTGCGGAAACCGGGATTTTAGGAATCGCCCTCATTTTAGTCATCGGGATGCTATTTGGTGTCGGGCTCACCGCCATTTCCATGGCCATGGCGTTTTCCGTGAAAAGTCACGGAGATTTTTTCTCAGTCCTTGGCTTCCTCTCGCTCCCGATGATCTTTCTCAGCTCCGCACTCGTCCCATTAGGGGCGATGCCGGGTTGGATGAAATCACTGGCTTTCTTTAATCCGATGACCTGGGTCATTGATGCCATACGGCCATTGATTCTTACCGGCTGGAGCGAAGCGCTCCCTCATGTGGCCATCGCACTAGTCGTTCTCGCCGTCTTCGACGGGCTGTGTCTCTATGGGGGAGCCCGCGCGTTCAAGCGCTCCGTCGGCTAA
- a CDS encoding amidase, which produces MKIGQVPYRLLVNTVGLICILFIPSNPWAFELEEATITDLQEGMRMGTYTSRSIVEMYLKRVEEIDKRGPAIRSYLEVNPDALAIADQLDQERRDEQIRGPLHGIPVLLKDSIDTADKLSTTGGSYALEGIPVPRDSFVAKQLRKAGAVVIGKANMSEWGYMRSTRASSGWSARGGQTKNPYILTRNPCGSSSGSGAAVAANLVAVAIGAEVDGSIVCPASANSIVGIKPTVGLVSRAGMIPAAPTQDTAGPLTRTVADAAIVLGALTGIDPRDPRTEESRGKSYSDYTQFLDPKGLHGARIGIARNYFGYHEKVDALINRSIEVMKQQGALIIDPANVETAGQFGNSELTVLLYEFKTSLEKYLRTRSSTGPQTIKDLMAFNENHRSLEMPYFEQEIFEMADKTGPLTEKTYLDALDRNRRLAATEGIDATIKKYELDAIVAPTYGPVMPIDLILGDHLVPPWKSQEWTPSAPAVAGYPHISVPAGYILGFRSAFPLLGGPTANQP; this is translated from the coding sequence ATGAAAATTGGTCAAGTGCCGTACCGTCTCTTAGTCAATACCGTAGGCTTGATTTGCATCCTTTTCATTCCGTCGAATCCATGGGCCTTCGAACTGGAAGAGGCGACCATCACCGACCTGCAAGAAGGGATGCGGATGGGAACGTACACTTCGCGATCAATTGTCGAAATGTATTTGAAACGGGTAGAAGAAATCGACAAAAGGGGTCCGGCGATTCGATCATATCTGGAGGTCAATCCTGATGCGTTGGCCATCGCGGATCAACTGGATCAAGAACGTCGTGACGAACAGATTCGTGGTCCATTACACGGAATTCCCGTTCTGTTGAAGGATAGTATTGATACGGCGGACAAACTGAGTACCACGGGCGGTTCCTATGCGTTGGAAGGCATTCCTGTGCCCAGGGATTCTTTTGTGGCCAAACAACTCCGGAAAGCCGGAGCCGTGGTTATCGGCAAAGCCAATATGTCGGAGTGGGGTTACATGCGGTCCACTCGCGCCAGCAGCGGATGGAGCGCCCGGGGAGGTCAAACCAAGAATCCCTATATCTTGACACGGAATCCTTGCGGGTCCAGTTCGGGATCCGGGGCAGCCGTGGCCGCAAACTTAGTAGCTGTGGCCATCGGGGCCGAAGTGGATGGGTCGATTGTCTGTCCGGCATCAGCCAATTCCATCGTGGGTATCAAGCCTACGGTGGGCCTTGTGAGCCGCGCCGGCATGATTCCTGCTGCACCGACCCAGGATACGGCAGGTCCCCTGACTCGAACGGTGGCTGATGCAGCCATTGTGCTCGGCGCGTTGACAGGGATAGATCCCCGTGACCCCCGTACTGAAGAGTCTCGTGGAAAATCCTATTCGGACTATACCCAATTTCTGGACCCCAAGGGATTACATGGAGCACGTATCGGGATTGCCAGAAATTATTTTGGGTATCACGAAAAGGTTGACGCGCTCATCAATAGGTCCATCGAGGTCATGAAACAACAGGGTGCTCTTATTATTGATCCCGCGAATGTGGAAACGGCAGGACAATTCGGTAACTCCGAATTGACCGTGTTGCTCTATGAATTTAAGACCTCTCTTGAAAAATATCTCCGCACACGTTCCTCTACCGGGCCTCAAACGATCAAGGATCTTATGGCCTTCAATGAGAACCACCGAAGCCTCGAGATGCCGTACTTTGAACAGGAAATTTTTGAGATGGCTGACAAGACAGGTCCGTTAACAGAAAAAACCTATTTGGATGCCTTGGATCGAAACCGTCGGCTTGCCGCCACGGAAGGGATTGATGCCACCATAAAGAAATATGAGCTGGACGCCATCGTGGCTCCCACCTACGGGCCGGTTATGCCGATTGACCTCATTCTAGGCGATCATCTCGTTCCACCTTGGAAGAGCCAAGAGTGGACTCCCTCCGCTCCGGCTGTGGCCGGTTATCCGCATATCTCGGTTCCCGCCGGATATATCTTGGGGTTCCGGTCGGCATTTCCTTTATTGGGGGGGCCTACAGCGAACCAACCCTGA
- a CDS encoding lipocalin-like domain-containing protein, protein MDEGLHPRDGYTGQEVRARSWWFEISFLIIFPLLGISSVFAETSNVGLHEFAPARPGYAYVFPRDHGSHEQFQTEWWYFTGHLSSTNGRRFGYELTFFRRGIDSPDAWSNPSAWAMRHLYFAHFALTDEANEQFGFSEKLSRAGIKKAGAEADRLNVWIDRWSVKTVAPDHRQFHLQAKAEDFSIDLTLESSKPPVTHGTDGVSRKGQHPEDTSHYYSLTRLQTAGSVVVQGTPLAVNGVSWMDHEFGSADLSEGLVGWDWFSLQLENDYDIMAYGLRRADGTFDPASSGTLVRPNGSSTSLSLEEIKVSVHGYWTSPLSGARYPNQWTLSIPSEKVELNISPRMANQELVTRRSTDVTYWEGAVDVTGLWKGEEIHGQGYVELTGYAEPYRPGQ, encoded by the coding sequence GTGGACGAAGGCCTTCACCCACGCGATGGTTATACAGGTCAGGAGGTGAGAGCGAGATCCTGGTGGTTCGAGATTTCGTTCCTGATCATATTCCCGCTACTGGGGATTTCGTCGGTTTTTGCAGAGACCTCCAACGTTGGACTTCACGAATTTGCTCCTGCCCGCCCTGGATACGCCTATGTATTCCCGCGGGATCATGGCAGTCATGAGCAGTTTCAGACAGAGTGGTGGTATTTTACCGGACATCTGTCGAGCACGAATGGTCGACGGTTTGGTTACGAACTGACATTTTTTCGTCGCGGAATCGACTCACCTGATGCCTGGAGCAATCCTTCTGCATGGGCCATGCGACATTTGTACTTTGCCCATTTCGCCTTGACCGACGAAGCGAACGAGCAATTCGGGTTTTCCGAAAAGCTCAGTCGTGCCGGAATCAAGAAGGCCGGAGCCGAAGCGGATCGGTTGAATGTGTGGATCGATCGGTGGTCGGTGAAGACGGTGGCCCCCGATCATCGACAATTTCATCTTCAGGCGAAGGCCGAGGATTTTTCCATTGATTTGACGCTCGAATCAAGTAAACCTCCCGTTACTCATGGCACAGATGGCGTAAGCCGGAAAGGCCAGCATCCAGAAGATACCTCCCATTATTATTCATTGACCCGTCTTCAGACGGCAGGATCGGTGGTGGTACAGGGGACACCGCTGGCAGTCAACGGCGTGAGTTGGATGGACCACGAGTTTGGATCTGCTGACCTTTCGGAAGGTCTCGTTGGATGGGATTGGTTCAGCCTGCAACTTGAGAATGACTATGACATTATGGCCTATGGGCTTCGCCGTGCGGATGGAACGTTTGATCCTGCCTCCAGTGGAACGCTGGTGAGACCAAATGGATCGTCGACATCCCTTTCCCTTGAAGAGATTAAGGTAAGCGTACATGGCTATTGGACGAGTCCGCTCAGTGGGGCGCGGTATCCCAATCAATGGACGTTGTCCATTCCTTCTGAAAAGGTTGAGTTGAACATTTCCCCCAGAATGGCCAATCAAGAACTCGTAACCAGGCGTAGTACCGATGTGACGTATTGGGAAGGAGCTGTGGATGTCACTGGGCTTTGGAAGGGAGAGGAAATTCATGGCCAGGGCTATGTTGAACTGACCGGATATGCCGAACCATACCGCCCTGGACAATAA
- a CDS encoding LON peptidase substrate-binding domain-containing protein, translated as MEPLFYVDFLENSPLSYRMSSDFPSAESDTFPIPDIVPIFPLPTTVFFPETYLPLHIFEPRYREMVRQASAQGDCIGMALLKEGWEDEYEESPPIYPIGCVGRIISSHKLPDGRFNIVLQGLQRCTFEEQEVSTPYRQAQIIPYAQRGAASLDIETRINLEQVTQEYLTWKKAHELCQVIASGKLTDSILVHNLSAGLDLSPVEKQFLLESGHLVQQARRLIDLIRFKLADLRTAQG; from the coding sequence GTGGAGCCACTATTTTACGTTGACTTTCTCGAAAATTCTCCGCTATCGTACCGCATGTCTTCAGATTTCCCATCGGCCGAATCCGACACCTTTCCGATACCGGACATCGTGCCGATTTTCCCACTACCCACCACGGTTTTTTTCCCTGAAACCTATTTGCCATTACACATCTTTGAACCCCGATACCGTGAAATGGTTCGACAGGCATCCGCTCAGGGGGATTGCATCGGGATGGCCCTGCTCAAAGAGGGCTGGGAAGACGAGTATGAGGAAAGTCCCCCGATTTACCCTATCGGATGTGTGGGGCGAATTATCAGCTCACACAAACTCCCTGACGGCCGGTTTAACATTGTCTTGCAAGGTCTTCAGCGATGCACCTTTGAGGAACAAGAAGTCTCGACGCCCTACCGACAAGCACAAATTATTCCCTATGCCCAAAGGGGCGCGGCCTCCCTGGACATTGAGACCCGCATCAATCTGGAGCAGGTCACCCAAGAATATCTCACCTGGAAAAAAGCTCATGAGTTGTGTCAGGTGATCGCTTCTGGCAAACTCACGGATTCCATTCTTGTTCATAACCTTTCAGCCGGTCTTGATTTGTCACCCGTGGAAAAACAATTTTTACTTGAATCCGGCCATCTCGTCCAGCAAGCTCGCCGCCTGATTGACCTGATCCGCTTTAAACTTGCCGATCTTCGAACGGCACAAGGATAA
- a CDS encoding transglutaminase-like domain-containing protein: MHSPSETKIQALLRLLSDPNEQVAKTIQQEFVRIGPSALPFLEKARADDTALESRVAFVKDEIRFEQLKEEFSTFVAHCSRQIDWEQGAFLIAKIAYPDVDIPHYQECLDLLTEEFRKKWHSEEAPPGKVARLLSAFLFKDKGFSGNRIHYHDPDNSYLHRVIESRQGIPISLSAIYVFVGNRLNLPLSGVGMPGHFLVKIEGEPIPQFVDCFNGGAFLREQDCEQFITASGLDYTPEFLEKSSTRLILARMLRNLLSIYEREERNPMTGRIQTLLQVLDESSIDEDPSL; this comes from the coding sequence TTGCACTCACCTTCAGAGACAAAAATTCAAGCCCTGCTTCGTTTGCTGTCCGATCCCAACGAACAGGTCGCCAAAACGATTCAACAGGAATTCGTCCGAATCGGTCCCTCGGCCTTACCGTTTCTGGAAAAAGCCCGCGCTGATGATACGGCATTGGAATCCCGTGTTGCTTTTGTGAAAGATGAAATTCGTTTTGAGCAACTCAAAGAGGAATTCAGCACGTTCGTTGCCCATTGCTCCCGGCAGATTGATTGGGAGCAGGGAGCATTCCTTATCGCCAAGATCGCCTATCCGGATGTCGATATCCCCCACTATCAGGAGTGCCTAGATCTCCTCACGGAAGAATTTCGAAAAAAATGGCATTCCGAAGAGGCTCCTCCAGGGAAAGTGGCAAGACTCCTCAGCGCGTTCCTCTTTAAAGACAAGGGATTTTCCGGCAACCGCATCCATTACCATGATCCCGATAATAGCTATCTGCATCGGGTCATCGAATCCCGGCAAGGGATCCCCATTTCTCTCTCGGCCATCTATGTGTTTGTGGGAAACCGTTTAAATTTGCCCCTCTCCGGAGTCGGTATGCCGGGACATTTCCTGGTGAAGATTGAAGGAGAGCCTATCCCGCAATTTGTGGATTGTTTTAACGGTGGGGCATTCTTACGGGAACAGGACTGTGAGCAATTTATTACGGCATCCGGTTTGGACTATACTCCTGAGTTTTTAGAAAAGAGTTCGACGCGTCTGATTCTTGCCCGCATGCTCCGGAATCTGTTGAGTATTTATGAACGGGAAGAACGGAATCCCATGACGGGTCGGATACAAACTCTGCTTCAAGTCCTGGACGAATCTTCCATAGATGAGGATCCTTCCCTCTAG
- a CDS encoding ATP-binding cassette domain-containing protein produces MSDAVAIEVKGLGKTYDTVTAVKDLSLSVTQGEIFGLLGPNGAGKSTTLRILITTLSPTSGTATIFGHDVVKEADTIRRLIGYVPQERAIDRFLTGREHLLLLADLYHLPKNEALTRIASLLKLVDLEEHADRVAKGYSGGMKRKLDIACGLLPNPKVLFLDEPTLGLDVQSRLNIWQYLRQLREQGMTIVMTTNYLDEADQLCDRIAIIDRGEIRAIGSPKDLKASLGGDGVWLTLGDPAPQVVETLSTALKALPFVRAIRPTPQGLDIRVDAPEKALPAILETTNRVGCRLDGIEYHRPRLDDVFVAHTGRSLTDQPPEPTT; encoded by the coding sequence ATGTCTGATGCCGTTGCCATTGAGGTTAAAGGGCTGGGGAAAACCTACGACACCGTGACCGCGGTGAAGGATCTCTCCTTGTCCGTCACGCAAGGGGAAATTTTTGGCCTCCTGGGACCCAACGGGGCAGGGAAAAGCACCACGCTTCGAATTTTAATTACGACCCTGAGCCCCACATCCGGAACCGCAACGATCTTCGGACATGATGTCGTCAAAGAAGCCGATACCATTCGACGGCTGATCGGCTACGTGCCTCAGGAACGGGCCATCGACCGCTTTCTTACCGGACGGGAACATCTGCTGTTGCTCGCGGATCTCTATCATCTCCCAAAGAATGAAGCCCTCACCAGGATTGCATCGCTTTTGAAGCTGGTCGATCTGGAGGAACATGCCGATCGCGTGGCTAAAGGCTATTCCGGCGGGATGAAACGAAAATTAGATATCGCCTGCGGCTTGTTGCCGAATCCCAAAGTACTTTTTCTGGACGAACCCACGCTTGGGCTTGACGTTCAGAGCCGCCTCAATATTTGGCAATACCTCCGGCAATTGCGCGAGCAGGGCATGACCATTGTCATGACCACCAATTACCTGGATGAAGCCGATCAGCTTTGTGATCGAATCGCCATCATTGATCGGGGAGAAATTCGCGCCATTGGCTCTCCAAAGGATCTCAAGGCCAGCCTGGGTGGAGATGGTGTCTGGCTCACTCTTGGAGATCCTGCGCCTCAGGTCGTTGAAACCCTCTCAACCGCACTGAAAGCTTTACCCTTCGTGCGTGCCATTCGTCCTACTCCACAGGGTCTTGATATCCGTGTCGATGCTCCCGAGAAGGCATTGCCTGCTATCCTCGAGACGACCAATCGAGTAGGATGTCGCCTCGACGGAATCGAATATCATCGGCCGCGACTAGACGACGTGTTTGTGGCTCACACAGGCCGGTCCCTCACAGACCAACCCCCTGAACCCACGACCTAA
- a CDS encoding response regulator produces the protein MVNKRSPSLKKHVLIVDDEPAVRRTVRGALESSGIECAESENGAAALAWLEENHVDLVLADYHMPIMSGLTLLERVNRTLNGRTPRVILLSGVIDEIHKHKAMGLGAYAIIDKPCNFRELVEKVNEALDF, from the coding sequence GTGGTGAACAAACGGTCTCCCTCTCTCAAAAAACATGTGCTGATTGTGGATGATGAACCTGCTGTCCGCCGAACTGTGCGGGGGGCATTAGAATCCTCGGGAATTGAATGCGCTGAGTCGGAAAACGGCGCGGCTGCACTCGCATGGTTGGAAGAAAACCATGTAGATCTCGTCCTTGCTGACTATCACATGCCTATTATGAGTGGACTGACTCTGTTGGAACGAGTCAACCGGACCTTGAACGGCAGAACCCCTCGGGTAATCCTGCTCAGCGGAGTCATTGACGAAATACACAAGCACAAAGCCATGGGACTTGGCGCCTATGCGATTATTGACAAGCCCTGTAATTTCCGTGAGCTTGTCGAAAAAGTAAACGAGGCTCTCGATTTCTGA
- a CDS encoding 4'-phosphopantetheinyl transferase superfamily protein — MVHVWRVHLDMSPRQAALYRADLSEEERARAERYRLPHHQYQFISTRGILRNLIGHYVGIPPSTLGLGNNLQGKPSLTEPSHPSLQFNVSHTSGMALLAFTVEHAVGIDVEEVDRNVSDQDIATRYFSPREAAYLATFSPDKRTQEFLAYWTCKEAYLKMQGIGLSGGMAQCEIALDQDGWKATVLSTHKPDRRNDCSLFRINAGQAHIGALAVACPSVEVLFWDWKD, encoded by the coding sequence GTGGTCCATGTGTGGCGAGTTCATCTGGATATGTCACCCCGGCAGGCTGCTCTTTACCGTGCCGACCTATCTGAGGAAGAACGGGCACGGGCAGAACGGTATCGGCTTCCTCACCACCAATACCAATTTATTTCAACCAGAGGCATACTTCGAAATTTGATCGGTCACTATGTGGGAATTCCCCCCAGTACTCTCGGACTTGGGAACAACTTACAAGGGAAACCCTCTCTGACTGAACCATCCCATCCGTCATTACAATTCAATGTCTCTCATACGAGTGGAATGGCATTGCTGGCCTTCACGGTTGAACATGCTGTGGGGATTGATGTGGAAGAGGTCGACCGGAATGTCAGCGATCAGGATATCGCCACAAGGTATTTTTCTCCACGGGAGGCGGCGTACCTTGCCACCTTTTCACCTGACAAGCGGACGCAAGAGTTTTTGGCCTACTGGACCTGCAAGGAAGCGTATCTCAAAATGCAGGGAATTGGATTATCGGGTGGAATGGCTCAATGTGAGATTGCACTCGACCAGGACGGATGGAAAGCTACTGTGCTGTCAACACATAAACCCGATCGGAGGAACGACTGTTCACTCTTTCGCATCAATGCAGGCCAGGCCCACATCGGAGCACTAGCCGTGGCATGCCCTTCGGTTGAAGTATTGTTTTGGGATTGGAAGGATTAA
- a CDS encoding gamma-glutamyl-gamma-aminobutyrate hydrolase family protein (Members of this family of hydrolases with an active site Cys residue belong to MEROPS family C26.), protein MSAYRNIMVLLAALLSVMALSGAVARAEVDFYSHDERNLRPVIGVFSQETETITGSSTIDPAVKAELSRYRYMIPASYVKWVGQAGGRVLPILLNQPERYYDEIFEKTNGILFPGGNQGIDPSDIYTEEGEILWNLAKEANDRGDYYPIWGTCLGFEELSVLETGNGNVINLNVVATNLALSLRFTRDARQSRLFTSFPPKLLRAIRTQRLTFNSHDHGLLVSEYRSNPSLYSFFDMLSFNEAPAGQVFVSTMEARDYPFYGTQWHPEKNNFEWSQNADYSNIPHSPNAILVSEATARFFLSEARKSGHIFPEARRDELIYSAPIIYTGKGDWIYEQVYVFCPTDARSCSLSKKLAE, encoded by the coding sequence ATGTCAGCATATCGCAACATCATGGTTCTTCTGGCCGCGCTTCTGTCTGTCATGGCCTTGTCCGGCGCTGTTGCCCGTGCAGAGGTCGACTTCTATTCCCACGATGAACGGAATCTCCGTCCCGTAATTGGTGTTTTCAGTCAAGAGACTGAGACGATCACCGGATCGAGCACAATCGACCCCGCAGTGAAAGCGGAGCTCTCCCGGTATCGGTATATGATTCCCGCCAGTTACGTGAAATGGGTTGGACAGGCAGGTGGACGGGTGCTGCCTATTCTCCTGAATCAGCCAGAGAGGTACTACGATGAAATCTTCGAAAAGACGAACGGGATTCTTTTCCCTGGTGGGAATCAGGGGATCGATCCGTCAGACATTTATACGGAGGAGGGGGAAATCCTTTGGAACTTAGCCAAGGAGGCGAATGATCGTGGCGACTACTATCCGATATGGGGGACATGTCTGGGGTTCGAAGAGCTTTCGGTGTTGGAGACGGGCAACGGCAATGTGATCAACCTCAATGTGGTGGCGACGAATCTGGCCCTGTCCCTGCGGTTCACTCGTGATGCGAGACAGAGCAGGCTCTTTACGTCGTTTCCCCCAAAGCTCCTAAGGGCGATTCGAACCCAGAGGCTGACCTTCAACTCCCACGACCACGGGCTGCTGGTCAGCGAATACCGGTCGAACCCATCGCTGTATTCGTTTTTTGACATGCTGTCGTTTAATGAAGCGCCTGCGGGTCAGGTGTTTGTGAGCACCATGGAGGCACGAGATTATCCATTCTACGGCACGCAGTGGCATCCGGAGAAGAACAATTTCGAATGGAGCCAGAACGCTGACTATTCAAACATCCCCCATTCGCCGAACGCCATACTGGTTTCCGAAGCCACGGCCCGGTTTTTCCTTAGTGAAGCGAGAAAGTCAGGGCACATCTTTCCCGAAGCCCGACGCGACGAACTGATCTACTCCGCCCCGATCATCTACACGGGTAAGGGCGACTGGATCTACGAGCAGGTCTACGTCTTTTGTCCAACGGACGCGAGGTCTTGTTCACTGAGTAAAAAATTAGCAGAGTGA
- a CDS encoding SMP-30/gluconolactonase/LRE family protein yields MMYPHTISRFILVVLVMSVCMVEEVQASSLCQSPGFPRWTFDQSHIFPQDRPLARPEDGKALPDGRLVVADERFGLYLIEPNNSHRPFGRFSEVGYVHTPPDPAGGVQAVFLEHDTRHLLVGDIYSGKIYRVNTQTEETRLIYDHPYGVNSVYRDRNGTIWFTQSTNNIEARGKEDLWASVNLPVPTGAVFKLPGSGEGFAEKAEEVANNLYFANGITFDKTEKYMYVSESMMDRVLRFRVNVESGSVSESEVYQNVYVSDNLAVDSDNNLWIASFVGNKVMVVDNTCRAVHTVFQATSTSHSDFLKEWTKRSHLGQPRNEVLTPEAFNPLPNFLTGLFFSPNFDTVYFTGLGNAILTYAMSTGR; encoded by the coding sequence ATGATGTATCCTCACACGATCTCTCGTTTCATATTGGTTGTGTTAGTCATGAGTGTTTGTATGGTTGAGGAAGTTCAAGCATCCTCTCTATGCCAATCCCCTGGTTTTCCACGATGGACATTCGATCAATCGCATATTTTTCCTCAAGATAGACCGTTAGCCCGACCTGAAGATGGGAAAGCCTTACCTGATGGTCGCCTGGTCGTGGCGGATGAAAGATTCGGTCTCTACCTTATTGAGCCAAACAATTCCCATCGCCCTTTTGGTCGGTTCAGCGAGGTGGGATACGTTCATACTCCCCCGGACCCTGCCGGAGGCGTTCAAGCTGTGTTTCTGGAGCATGACACCCGTCATCTGCTTGTAGGGGATATTTATTCAGGAAAAATTTACAGAGTAAATACTCAAACCGAAGAGACGCGGCTTATTTATGATCACCCGTATGGGGTCAACAGTGTGTATCGAGACCGCAACGGGACGATCTGGTTTACTCAGTCGACCAACAATATAGAAGCCCGTGGGAAAGAAGATCTCTGGGCCAGCGTAAACTTACCTGTCCCGACGGGAGCTGTTTTTAAATTGCCGGGGTCGGGGGAGGGGTTTGCTGAGAAAGCCGAAGAAGTTGCCAACAATCTTTACTTCGCCAACGGAATCACGTTCGACAAGACAGAGAAGTATATGTATGTGTCGGAATCGATGATGGATCGCGTGCTTCGTTTCCGTGTAAATGTTGAGAGCGGCTCGGTCTCGGAGAGCGAGGTCTACCAGAACGTGTATGTATCGGACAATCTAGCCGTCGACAGTGACAACAATCTATGGATCGCTTCATTTGTAGGGAATAAAGTCATGGTAGTCGATAATACTTGTCGCGCGGTGCACACGGTCTTTCAGGCGACGTCGACAAGCCACTCTGACTTTTTGAAGGAATGGACCAAGCGTAGTCATCTTGGTCAGCCTCGTAATGAAGTGTTGACGCCGGAGGCTTTCAACCCATTACCGAATTTTCTCACGGGGCTGTTCTTTTCTCCTAATTTCGACACCGTCTACTTTACAGGCCTGGGCAACGCCATCCTTACATATGCCATGTCGACAGGCCGATAA
- a CDS encoding DUF2236 domain-containing protein — translation MMARDRILKEIQTLDPQKDHERIVFLSTCYDFSFDTTRALELALFRTFCVPSISRLLDRTGEFRQRTQKRYDDTDILISELLEWGYSSERGLRAIQRINKLHGRFSINNEDFLYVLSTFLFEPIRWNRRFGWRIMCEQERLGLFYFWQAVGQRMHIQEIPEDYQTFERFNVEYERHHFQYALSNYRTGMATVNMFSGWFPKVLAPSVQSAIYSLLEPPLLKAFGFPQPSTFMRWAVPSLLKLRANALRWLPPRRHPRLRTEMSHPSHPHGYVIEKLGPPEETKGK, via the coding sequence ATGATGGCGCGAGACCGCATACTCAAGGAAATCCAAACGCTCGATCCACAAAAGGATCATGAACGTATTGTCTTTTTGTCCACCTGTTACGATTTTTCCTTCGACACGACCCGCGCTCTGGAATTGGCCTTGTTTCGCACCTTTTGTGTTCCGAGTATTTCCAGGCTGCTGGATCGGACCGGAGAATTCCGGCAACGAACTCAAAAACGCTATGACGACACCGACATTCTGATCAGCGAATTATTGGAATGGGGATACAGCAGCGAGCGAGGCCTGCGGGCCATCCAACGCATAAACAAGCTACACGGACGATTCTCGATAAACAACGAAGACTTTCTCTATGTTCTGTCCACGTTTCTCTTCGAACCCATTCGGTGGAACCGTCGGTTCGGCTGGCGAATCATGTGCGAGCAGGAACGTCTCGGCCTGTTTTACTTCTGGCAAGCCGTCGGACAACGCATGCACATCCAGGAAATTCCAGAGGATTACCAGACCTTTGAGCGTTTTAATGTAGAGTATGAACGCCACCACTTTCAGTACGCGTTATCAAATTACCGTACAGGCATGGCGACCGTGAATATGTTTTCAGGATGGTTCCCAAAAGTGTTGGCACCTTCTGTCCAGTCCGCTATCTATTCCCTTTTGGAGCCGCCCCTACTTAAGGCGTTTGGCTTTCCTCAACCGTCTACATTTATGCGATGGGCGGTACCCTCACTTCTGAAGCTTCGAGCTAATGCGTTGCGGTGGCTTCCCCCTCGACGGCATCCCCGGCTCCGGACCGAGATGAGCCATCCCTCACATCCTCACGGCTATGTGATCGAGAAACTAGGTCCCCCAGAGGAAACAAAAGGAAAATGA